The segment AACACTCCGCCGGTGCGGCTGAGGGGCAAGAAGAAGGTTGTGTCCGTTAGGTTTACTCTCCAGGGAGGTTGTGAACATAGAAAACAGGTGAATACCCATGTATATGCCCAGGATCCTGGAGGGGCGTCGCCGTCTTCCTACGCTCGTCGTTGGTGAAGCCTGGTCGCTGGGTTACGTCCATCAAGGCTCAGATCATCATGTTGATGGGGATCATGGGCATGTGGTGGCATTAATGCGATGGCCGAGTCGTTTTGGGCCACCCTCGAAAGTCGAGCATTTCTACCGTTACGCTTTCGTTACCCGTAAACAGGTATACGAATCGGTCGCGGAATGGATCAAAGTGTTCTACAACCGCACCCGGATCCACACCTCAATCAACGGCTATTCGCCGGTCGAATACGAACTGAAAACAACGGCTCCACTATTGGAAGTCGCCTAAAAAACTGTCAACAACTTGCGGTTAAGCCCACCTTTGCAGGTTGCCACATTCGATGAAGAAATCGAGCGCTGAAGTCATTTGTGCTAGTGATAGTCTAGCCTTCTCACTCGGGCCTGATTCCATAAGGCAGTGAGCGCATCTCGCCTGACACTCGTCCGTAGTGACTATTGCTAGTCGTCGAGTATTCCGGATACTTTCTGCTAGATCGAATCTGTGAGGCTTCTTAAAAGAGATGCACTTTTCGGCTTTCATCCCGACTCACCTTCATGATCTTCGTCTTGGTCATGGCGAACAGATCGCTTTAGTCGAAAATAGGGAACCCAAAACCACA is part of the Trueperella abortisuis genome and harbors:
- a CDS encoding IS3 family transposase → MPRILEGRRRLPTLVVGEAWSLGYVHQGSDHHVDGDHGHVVALMRWPSRFGPPSKVEHFYRYAFVTRKQVYESVAEWIKVFYNRTRIHTSINGYSPVEYELKTTAPLLEVA